The following proteins are encoded in a genomic region of Lachnospiraceae bacterium KM106-2:
- a CDS encoding cell division protein FtsH translates to MKKQMKGLGFYVILVCIIMMALYLHNSFGNMSSVSYNKDDFQTNLTNGKVQHVEIYQNEEVPTGEVVVTQADKKYSFYTSDVKEIEQLCQNAKIKPHMNDIQKPNVIWSIVPYILGFVVIILLFSFMSNQTGGGGGNSKVMNFGKSRAKMTTDENKNTTFEKVAGLEEEKEELEEIVDFLRNPKKYIEVGARIPKGVLLVGPPGTGKTLLAKAVAGEAGVPFFSISGSDFVEMFVGVGASRVRDLFEDAKKNSPCIIFIDEIDAVARRRGTGLGGGHDEREQTLNQLLVEMDGFGVNEGIIVMAATNRVDILDPAILRPGRFDRKVTVGRPDVKGREEILAVHAKGKPLAEDVDLKQIAQTTAGFTGADLENLLNEAAIVAARDNRVFIKQEDIKKSFIKVGIGPEKKSRVITAKDKKITAYHEAGHAILFHVLPDVGPVYTVSVIPTGTGAAGYTMPLPERDEMFNTRGKMIQDIIVSLGGRVAEEIILDDITTGASQDIKQATQEARAMVTKYGFSDTLGLINYESDDNEVFIGRDLGHTKNYSDIVAHTIDEEVKKIIDSSYDEAKRILMENIDVLHKCAELLIEKERIGRDEFESLFGQKTIEEKDVATLEV, encoded by the coding sequence TTGAAAAAACAAATGAAAGGTTTAGGCTTTTATGTTATTTTAGTGTGTATCATCATGATGGCATTATATTTGCATAACAGCTTTGGCAATATGAGTTCCGTTTCGTATAATAAGGATGATTTTCAAACGAATTTGACAAACGGAAAAGTTCAGCACGTTGAAATTTATCAGAATGAAGAGGTTCCTACAGGTGAGGTTGTAGTTACCCAAGCTGATAAAAAGTATAGTTTTTATACTTCGGATGTAAAAGAAATAGAACAATTATGTCAAAACGCAAAAATTAAACCACATATGAATGATATTCAGAAACCTAATGTGATATGGAGCATTGTTCCTTATATTTTAGGCTTTGTGGTTATTATCTTATTATTTTCGTTTATGTCCAATCAAACAGGTGGAGGCGGTGGAAACTCCAAAGTGATGAACTTTGGCAAGAGCCGTGCTAAGATGACAACAGATGAAAATAAAAATACTACTTTTGAAAAAGTAGCAGGTTTAGAGGAAGAAAAAGAGGAACTAGAGGAAATCGTAGATTTCTTACGTAATCCTAAAAAATATATCGAAGTTGGCGCTAGAATTCCTAAGGGTGTCCTATTAGTAGGCCCTCCAGGAACAGGTAAAACTTTACTTGCGAAAGCAGTTGCTGGTGAAGCAGGAGTTCCATTCTTTAGTATTTCAGGATCAGACTTTGTAGAGATGTTCGTAGGTGTTGGTGCTTCTCGTGTTAGAGATTTATTTGAAGATGCGAAGAAGAATTCACCATGTATCATCTTTATCGATGAGATCGATGCAGTTGCAAGACGAAGAGGTACTGGTCTTGGCGGCGGACATGATGAAAGAGAACAGACATTAAACCAATTACTTGTTGAAATGGATGGATTTGGTGTTAATGAAGGTATCATCGTTATGGCAGCAACAAACCGTGTAGATATTCTTGATCCAGCTATTTTACGTCCAGGTCGTTTTGACCGTAAAGTTACGGTTGGCCGTCCAGATGTGAAAGGAAGAGAAGAAATTCTAGCTGTTCATGCCAAAGGAAAACCTTTAGCAGAAGATGTTGATTTAAAACAGATCGCACAGACAACCGCTGGTTTTACAGGAGCTGATCTTGAGAATTTATTAAATGAAGCGGCTATCGTAGCAGCAAGAGATAACCGTGTGTTTATTAAACAAGAGGATATTAAGAAATCCTTTATTAAGGTTGGAATTGGTCCTGAGAAGAAGAGTCGTGTCATCACGGCAAAGGATAAGAAGATCACGGCTTATCATGAAGCAGGTCATGCAATCTTATTCCATGTACTTCCTGATGTAGGACCTGTTTATACCGTATCTGTTATTCCAACAGGAACAGGTGCAGCTGGTTATACAATGCCATTGCCAGAACGCGATGAGATGTTTAATACAAGAGGTAAGATGATCCAAGATATTATTGTTAGTCTAGGCGGTCGTGTAGCAGAAGAAATTATCTTAGATGATATTACAACTGGTGCTTCTCAAGATATTAAACAGGCAACGCAAGAAGCTAGAGCGATGGTAACAAAATATGGTTTCTCAGATACACTTGGTCTGATCAATTATGAATCAGATGATAATGAAGTGTTTATTGGTAGAGATCTTGGTCATACAAAGAACTATAGTGATATCGTTGCGCATACCATCGATGAAGAAGTTAAAAAGATCATTGATTCTTCTTACGATGAAGCAAAACGTATCCTTATGGAAAATATAGATGTCCTTCACAAATGTGCTGAACTCTTAATCGAGAAAGAAAGAATCGGACGCGATGAGTTTGAATCATTGTTTGGACAGAAAACAATTGAAGAGAAAGATGTTGCTACATTAGAGGTGTAA
- a CDS encoding neopullulanase — MERDVNFQQVSKRQMLQMYIENTTPILNRKALFADGTKFYRWPNEPACYDKVTLRFRTARDNVDMVYVVYGNDRKMMRIFHSDQLFDYYETEIQLTEERIFYYYEIYLGSTVSYYNQKGILSEPQHCYDFIIKPGFKTPDWAKGAVFYQIFVDRFFNGDTSNDVEDREYIYIGEPTVKVTDWNKYPANMGVREFYGGDLKGIMKKLDYIQSLGVDAIYLNPIFVSPSNHKYDIQDYDYVDPHYGSIVKDEGEVLEAWDYNNQNATKYISRVTDPANLEASNRAFIELVDEIHKRGMKIILDGVFNHCGSFNKWLDRERIYEKQEGYEKGAYIDENSPYRTFFKFRDGSWPYNSKYDGWWGHDTLPKLNYEESQKLYQYIMRIARKWVAPPFNVDGWRLDVAADLGQSNEYNHMFWKDFRRNVKEANPNAIILAEHYGDPSAWLEGDEWDTVMNYDAFMEPITWFLTGVEKHSDEFRGDLLGHADNFFNSMRHHMSKFNIQSLQVAMNELSNHDHSRFLTRTNHRVGRTNILGPEAAEQMVNKGIMRIAVLMQMTWPGAPTIYYGDEAGLCGWTDPDNRRSYPWGKEDQQLIQLHRELIRIHKGYDALKTGSILFLGGSNKYICYGRFDQKDKFIVAINSDIVERYVEINAWEIGVLDDERMVQLIMTTESGYHVEAVIHHTENGILKLKLPPVSSIIIKNIEKY, encoded by the coding sequence ATGGAACGAGATGTTAACTTTCAGCAAGTATCAAAACGTCAAATGTTGCAGATGTATATAGAGAATACAACCCCTATTTTGAATCGTAAGGCATTATTTGCAGATGGAACGAAGTTTTATCGATGGCCAAATGAGCCTGCATGTTATGATAAAGTAACTCTACGTTTTCGAACGGCTAGAGATAATGTAGATATGGTATATGTGGTTTATGGCAATGATCGTAAGATGATGAGAATCTTTCACAGTGACCAGTTATTTGATTATTATGAGACAGAGATTCAGCTGACGGAGGAGAGAATCTTTTATTACTATGAGATTTATTTAGGATCTACTGTTAGTTACTATAATCAAAAGGGAATCTTATCGGAACCTCAACATTGTTATGATTTTATTATAAAACCGGGTTTTAAAACTCCGGATTGGGCGAAAGGCGCTGTTTTCTATCAGATATTTGTAGATCGCTTCTTTAATGGAGATACATCAAATGATGTGGAAGATAGAGAGTATATTTATATTGGTGAGCCTACCGTGAAGGTGACCGACTGGAATAAGTATCCCGCTAATATGGGGGTAAGAGAATTCTATGGCGGTGATCTGAAGGGAATCATGAAGAAGTTGGATTATATTCAATCACTTGGAGTGGATGCTATTTATCTCAATCCAATCTTTGTATCACCCTCAAATCATAAATATGATATACAAGATTATGATTATGTGGATCCTCATTATGGAAGTATTGTTAAGGATGAGGGTGAGGTCTTAGAAGCATGGGATTACAATAATCAAAATGCGACAAAGTATATTTCCAGGGTGACCGATCCTGCTAATCTAGAAGCTAGTAATCGGGCCTTTATTGAGCTGGTGGATGAGATTCATAAACGTGGCATGAAGATCATCTTAGATGGTGTTTTTAATCATTGTGGTTCCTTTAATAAATGGCTGGACCGAGAACGCATCTATGAGAAACAAGAAGGATATGAAAAAGGTGCTTATATTGATGAGAATAGTCCCTATCGTACCTTTTTTAAATTTAGAGATGGAAGCTGGCCTTATAACTCGAAGTATGATGGATGGTGGGGACATGATACCCTTCCTAAATTGAATTATGAGGAGAGTCAGAAATTATATCAATATATTATGAGGATTGCAAGGAAATGGGTTGCACCACCATTTAATGTAGATGGATGGCGGTTGGATGTGGCGGCTGATCTCGGTCAGTCCAATGAGTATAATCATATGTTTTGGAAGGATTTCCGTAGAAATGTAAAAGAAGCAAATCCTAATGCGATCATATTAGCAGAGCATTATGGAGATCCCAGTGCTTGGCTAGAGGGCGATGAGTGGGATACGGTGATGAACTATGATGCGTTCATGGAACCAATTACTTGGTTTTTAACGGGTGTAGAGAAACATAGTGATGAGTTTAGAGGAGATCTGCTTGGTCATGCAGATAACTTCTTCAATTCGATGAGACATCATATGAGCAAGTTTAATATTCAATCATTGCAAGTAGCTATGAATGAGTTATCGAATCATGATCATTCTAGATTCTTAACAAGGACGAATCATCGAGTAGGAAGAACGAATATATTAGGACCAGAAGCCGCAGAGCAGATGGTCAATAAAGGGATTATGAGGATCGCTGTCTTGATGCAGATGACTTGGCCGGGAGCACCGACAATTTATTATGGAGATGAGGCAGGCTTGTGTGGGTGGACGGATCCAGATAATCGAAGAAGTTATCCATGGGGGAAAGAAGATCAGCAATTAATTCAGCTTCATCGAGAGTTGATTCGAATTCATAAGGGATATGATGCGCTAAAGACCGGTTCGATTCTCTTTTTAGGAGGATCCAATAAATATATTTGCTACGGAAGGTTTGATCAGAAGGATAAGTTTATTGTGGCAATCAACAGTGATATCGTTGAGAGGTATGTTGAAATTAATGCGTGGGAGATTGGTGTGCTTGATGATGAGAGAATGGTTCAACTTATTATGACAACTGAAAGCGGCTATCATGTTGAGGCTGTAATTCATCATACTGAGAATGGGATTTTAAAATTGAAATTGCCACCAGTGTCCTCAATTATCATAAAAAATATAGAAAAGTACTAA
- a CDS encoding come-like protein, metallo beta-lactamase superfamily hydrolase encodes MHRYLMKSRIKKLILILYFSFIFLTICSCSHTSNKPKSYKPFEILFLNIGKADCMILKTSKSVIVVDAGNDSDAKVVLSYLKKEEIHTINDLIITHFDSDHVGGANILLNNFRTENVYIPNYQNYHHEYIEFSNELFSQNITPITVNGSISSDIDDITLKINGTKKSKYDYDTYNDNEYSLIVDITHGENTFFLTGDAQKGRLIELMNSYDGTLEHTLLKLPHHGIPDPNVIAFSQKVHPKYSVITDGGEVAYFKKLIDSLKQNDSEIYSTKNGTLKCISDGHSLSITQPYSD; translated from the coding sequence ATGCACAGGTATCTTATGAAAAGCAGAATAAAAAAACTAATTCTAATACTATATTTTTCATTTATATTCCTAACCATTTGTTCTTGCAGTCATACCTCGAACAAACCAAAATCATACAAGCCCTTTGAAATACTCTTTCTCAATATTGGCAAGGCTGATTGTATGATCTTAAAAACTTCCAAATCTGTTATCGTTGTAGATGCCGGAAATGATTCCGATGCCAAGGTAGTCCTCTCTTACTTGAAGAAAGAAGAGATCCATACGATCAATGATCTGATCATCACCCACTTTGATAGCGATCATGTTGGAGGTGCCAATATCCTGCTAAATAACTTCCGAACAGAAAATGTTTATATCCCAAACTATCAAAACTACCATCATGAATATATCGAATTTTCTAACGAGCTCTTCAGTCAGAATATTACTCCGATCACCGTAAATGGAAGTATCTCATCAGATATTGATGACATTACCTTAAAAATAAACGGTACGAAAAAAAGTAAATATGATTACGATACCTATAATGATAATGAGTATTCTCTCATTGTTGACATCACTCATGGTGAGAATACTTTCTTCCTGACCGGAGACGCACAAAAGGGACGTCTGATCGAGCTTATGAATTCTTATGATGGCACACTAGAACATACACTTTTAAAACTGCCTCATCATGGAATTCCAGACCCCAATGTAATCGCCTTCTCTCAAAAAGTCCATCCTAAGTACTCAGTGATAACAGATGGTGGCGAAGTAGCCTACTTTAAAAAATTAATTGATAGCCTCAAACAGAATGACTCCGAAATATACTCCACAAAGAACGGGACACTAAAATGTATCAGTGATGGTCATTCTCTATCCATTACGCAGCCATATTCAGACTAA
- a CDS encoding Fe-S oxidoreductase codes for MKFLLVALNAKYIHSNLAIYCLKAYSPQYREQIELAEYTINHRLDDIIGDIYRRKPDCIGFSAYIWNIDMLEEIASEIHKVLPKTKIWFGGPEVSYDAKSMLAKYPFIDGVMVGEGEETFSELMDYYAKNQGTLKDVGGLTFRSLAVREDEIANYDESEIYETKMRPLMDLSKVPFVYDDLDKFKNKIVYYESSRGCPYSCSYCLSSIDKSVRFRDIELVKKELQIFLDHKIPQVKFIDRTFNCKHEHSMAIWTYLKEHDNGITNFHFEISADILREDELELLNTLREGLVQLEIGVQSTNPKTIEAIHRKMDLKKLAHAVDRVHEGKNIHQHLDLIAGLPYEDYDTFAKSFDDVYQFRPNQLQLGFLKVLKGSHMHDVSEKYQIVYKSKAPYEVLYTNWLSYDEVLQLKQIEDMVEVYYNSCQFTYSIEYLVKLFDRPFHLFKALADYYEKHDLNQSNHARIKRYEYLLDFYMEQEFEHVEAFKELLTFDLYLREKMKSRPSFTREENINTKRVLKDTDYANCKMVHIEHFTIDPEKTSTQSEPVYKEHYLLFNYDKRSPLDHSATRIDLGMISSETK; via the coding sequence ATGAAATTTTTATTAGTTGCTTTAAATGCAAAGTATATTCACTCAAATCTAGCAATCTACTGTTTGAAGGCCTATAGCCCACAGTATCGTGAACAGATTGAACTTGCAGAATATACGATTAATCATAGATTAGATGATATTATAGGAGATATTTACCGCAGAAAACCTGACTGTATTGGATTTTCAGCGTACATTTGGAATATAGATATGCTTGAAGAGATCGCAAGTGAGATTCATAAGGTATTACCAAAGACAAAGATTTGGTTTGGTGGCCCAGAGGTGTCTTATGATGCGAAAAGCATGTTAGCAAAATATCCATTTATTGATGGCGTTATGGTCGGTGAAGGTGAAGAAACATTTTCAGAGTTGATGGATTATTATGCAAAGAATCAGGGAACGCTTAAGGATGTAGGAGGCCTTACATTCCGTTCTTTGGCAGTAAGAGAAGATGAGATCGCAAACTATGATGAGAGTGAGATCTACGAGACGAAAATGCGTCCACTTATGGATCTTAGTAAAGTGCCATTTGTATATGATGATCTAGATAAATTCAAAAATAAGATCGTCTACTATGAGTCAAGTAGAGGATGTCCATATTCCTGTAGTTATTGTTTGTCTTCTATCGATAAAAGTGTTCGCTTCCGTGATATAGAATTAGTGAAAAAGGAATTACAGATCTTTTTAGATCATAAGATTCCTCAGGTTAAGTTTATCGATCGTACGTTTAACTGTAAGCACGAACACTCTATGGCAATCTGGACATATTTAAAAGAGCATGATAATGGAATTACTAATTTTCACTTTGAAATTTCAGCTGATATTTTAAGAGAAGATGAGTTAGAATTATTAAATACACTTCGTGAGGGATTAGTACAGTTAGAGATCGGTGTACAATCTACGAATCCTAAGACAATAGAGGCAATTCATCGTAAGATGGACTTAAAGAAGTTGGCTCATGCAGTAGATCGTGTCCATGAAGGCAAGAATATTCATCAGCATCTAGATTTGATCGCAGGGCTTCCATATGAGGATTATGATACCTTTGCAAAATCCTTTGATGATGTATATCAATTCCGTCCAAATCAGCTTCAATTGGGATTTTTAAAGGTTTTAAAGGGATCTCATATGCATGATGTAAGTGAGAAGTATCAGATCGTTTATAAGAGCAAAGCACCATATGAGGTATTATATACAAACTGGCTCTCTTATGATGAAGTACTTCAATTAAAACAGATTGAGGACATGGTAGAGGTATATTATAATAGTTGTCAGTTTACGTACTCCATAGAATATCTAGTGAAGCTATTTGATCGACCATTTCATTTGTTCAAGGCATTAGCAGATTATTATGAAAAGCATGATCTGAATCAGAGTAATCATGCTAGAATTAAAAGATATGAGTACCTTCTTGATTTCTATATGGAACAGGAATTTGAACATGTGGAAGCTTTTAAGGAGCTATTAACCTTTGATCTATATCTTAGAGAAAAGATGAAGAGTCGTCCAAGCTTTACAAGAGAGGAAAATATTAATACAAAACGTGTATTGAAGGATACGGACTATGCGAACTGTAAAATGGTTCATATTGAGCATTTTACGATCGATCCTGAAAAGACTTCAACACAGAGTGAACCAGTGTATAAAGAGCATTATTTACTATTTAATTATGATAAGAGAAGTCCTCTTGATCATAGTGCTACAAGAATTGATCTAGGTATGATCAGCTCTGAGACAAAGTAA
- a CDS encoding endonuclease III — MARKYITKKERERIQAILDLLDEHYSRDYVCYLNHENAWQLLIATILSAQCTDERVNIVTKDLFQKYTSIQDFANADLEELQNDIRPTGFYKNKAKNIIACTRSLIEDYNGEVPRTIEELTGLAGVGRKTANVIRGNIYHEPSIVVDTHVKRISKKLGFTKESDPEKIEFDLMKAIPEEHWILYNIQIITHGRGLCTARSPQCEKCFLNHLCKEFNKGTKRGKRDD; from the coding sequence TTGGCAAGAAAGTATATTACAAAGAAAGAAAGAGAACGGATTCAGGCAATATTAGATTTACTCGATGAACATTATTCGAGAGATTATGTCTGTTATTTAAATCATGAGAATGCATGGCAGCTGTTGATAGCGACTATATTGAGCGCGCAATGCACGGACGAGAGAGTAAATATCGTAACGAAGGATCTATTTCAGAAATATACATCGATTCAGGATTTTGCCAATGCAGATTTGGAAGAGTTACAAAATGATATTCGCCCGACTGGATTTTATAAGAATAAGGCTAAGAATATCATTGCATGTACGAGAAGCTTGATTGAGGATTACAATGGAGAAGTTCCTAGAACCATTGAAGAGCTGACAGGGCTGGCTGGTGTAGGTAGAAAAACAGCTAATGTAATTCGGGGAAATATTTATCATGAACCAAGTATTGTAGTGGATACACATGTAAAACGAATTTCAAAGAAACTTGGATTTACGAAAGAGAGTGATCCGGAGAAGATCGAGTTTGATCTTATGAAGGCAATACCAGAAGAACATTGGATTCTATATAATATTCAGATCATTACTCACGGGCGTGGCCTCTGCACAGCCAGATCTCCACAATGTGAGAAATGTTTTTTGAATCATTTATGTAAAGAGTTCAATAAGGGAACGAAAAGAGGAAAAAGAGATGATTGA
- a CDS encoding DNA polymerase III polC-type, with protein sequence MIDSFVAVDLETTGLSPEANEIIEIGAVRVRNGKVVARMSQLINPNVPLTDKVRELTGIQDEMLITQPVWSEVVDEVEEFLGDDILLGHNIKFDYSFLKQNFYKVKKKFEHDTLDTLYLSRMLLSELPSKSLGNLCNHYGIVNECAHRAVSDAIATMELYQVIAAEHEKNHEELFLPQKVNYKVKKDEPITARQKNYLIDLIKYHKINKVQDVDILTKSEASRLIDKIIFQYGRMQ encoded by the coding sequence ATGATTGATTCTTTTGTTGCAGTGGATCTCGAGACCACAGGGCTGTCTCCTGAGGCAAATGAGATAATTGAAATCGGTGCAGTTAGAGTAAGAAATGGGAAAGTGGTTGCCAGAATGTCACAGCTGATCAATCCTAATGTGCCATTAACAGATAAAGTAAGGGAACTCACAGGGATTCAGGATGAAATGTTGATAACTCAGCCGGTTTGGAGCGAGGTTGTGGATGAAGTAGAGGAATTCCTGGGAGATGATATTTTACTTGGTCATAATATCAAATTTGATTATAGCTTTTTAAAACAGAATTTTTATAAGGTGAAGAAGAAGTTTGAACATGATACGCTTGATACGTTATATTTATCTAGAATGTTATTAAGTGAATTGCCAAGTAAGAGCCTTGGTAATTTATGCAATCATTATGGAATTGTTAATGAATGCGCCCATCGCGCAGTATCAGATGCAATAGCGACGATGGAGCTGTATCAGGTGATTGCAGCAGAACATGAAAAGAATCATGAAGAATTGTTTCTTCCACAGAAAGTAAATTATAAAGTGAAAAAAGACGAACCGATCACGGCCCGTCAAAAAAATTACTTGATTGATTTAATAAAATATCATAAAATAAACAAAGTGCAGGATGTTGATATCCTTACTAAAAGTGAGGCATCAAGGCTGATTGATAAGATTATATTTCAGTATGGTCGGATGCAGTAA
- a CDS encoding vancomycin B-type resistance protein VanW: MKKFKYLVFALIAVLAVGIFGTMAYRVYADTDDNKICNGVYIESVDISGMTKEQAQNAIDKYVKELNDKTLTVDVDGNKVEATFKELGFGVADNDYAEKALEVGKTGNLIKRYKELKDIEKKNLVYNLEFTFDKKLVEEFVNTKCGKYNIEAQNATMTRRNGSFVITQEKNGREIVVDDTIKKINSSISSKWDKKDVSVSAVMNNSVPKYKKADLEECNDVLGTFSTTYHDSSANRANNLANGAKLINGAIIYPGETFSAYAYLNPFTAENGYTTAGAYNQGKVVDSIGGGVCQVSTTLYNAALHAELEIAERAPHSMAVSYVRPAMDAAIAGTYKDLKLKNNQETPVYIEAYTSGRTITFTIYGKETRASNRTIKFESETVQTIQPGKEVVTKDKTLPEGYRKVTQSAHVGYKANFYKIVYVDGVQVERIKLNSSSYAAEPAYVTVGTKKKEEEKKDEDSDNKDKDKDNDKDKDEDDDKKENSTPKPSATARPTATPTVTPTPVPTQQSDQSQDGQ, translated from the coding sequence ATGAAGAAGTTTAAGTATCTTGTGTTCGCGCTTATTGCTGTTTTGGCTGTTGGAATTTTTGGAACAATGGCATATCGTGTATATGCTGACACAGATGACAATAAGATTTGCAATGGTGTCTATATAGAATCTGTTGATATCAGTGGAATGACAAAAGAGCAGGCACAAAACGCAATTGATAAGTATGTGAAAGAATTAAATGATAAAACACTTACAGTAGATGTAGATGGCAACAAAGTAGAAGCTACATTTAAGGAGTTAGGTTTTGGCGTAGCAGATAATGACTATGCTGAAAAAGCTTTAGAAGTTGGAAAGACAGGAAATTTAATTAAGCGTTATAAAGAGTTAAAAGATATCGAGAAAAAGAATCTCGTATATAATTTAGAGTTTACATTTGATAAAAAGCTTGTAGAAGAGTTTGTGAATACTAAGTGTGGAAAATATAATATTGAAGCACAGAATGCAACTATGACGAGACGAAATGGATCATTTGTAATTACACAAGAGAAAAATGGTCGTGAAATTGTCGTAGATGATACGATTAAAAAAATCAATAGTAGTATTTCTTCAAAATGGGACAAGAAAGATGTATCGGTATCAGCGGTAATGAATAACTCTGTTCCTAAATATAAGAAAGCTGATTTAGAAGAATGTAACGATGTATTGGGAACATTCTCAACTACTTATCATGATTCTAGTGCAAATAGAGCCAATAACCTTGCTAATGGGGCGAAGTTGATCAATGGTGCTATTATTTATCCAGGCGAAACATTCTCGGCTTATGCATACTTGAATCCGTTTACAGCTGAAAATGGATATACAACAGCAGGAGCTTACAATCAAGGTAAGGTTGTAGACAGTATCGGCGGAGGAGTATGTCAGGTATCTACTACATTATACAATGCAGCATTACATGCTGAACTTGAGATTGCAGAGAGAGCACCTCATTCTATGGCGGTATCTTATGTAAGACCTGCGATGGATGCAGCGATTGCTGGAACGTATAAGGATTTAAAACTTAAGAACAATCAAGAGACACCAGTATATATCGAAGCATATACATCAGGAAGAACGATCACTTTTACGATTTACGGTAAAGAGACAAGAGCTTCAAATCGTACGATCAAGTTTGAAAGTGAAACAGTTCAGACCATTCAACCAGGTAAGGAAGTTGTAACGAAAGATAAGACGCTTCCAGAAGGCTATCGTAAAGTTACGCAGTCAGCTCATGTTGGATATAAAGCTAATTTCTATAAAATCGTTTATGTTGATGGCGTTCAAGTAGAACGTATCAAACTCAATTCAAGTTCTTATGCAGCAGAGCCAGCTTATGTAACAGTTGGTACTAAGAAAAAAGAAGAAGAGAAAAAAGACGAAGATAGCGACAATAAAGATAAAGACAAAGATAATGATAAAGATAAAGACGAAGATGATGATAAGAAAGAGAACAGTACGCCAAAACCATCGGCAACGGCAAGACCAACAGCAACACCAACGGTAACGCCAACACCTGTTCCAACACAACAATCAGATCAAAGTCAAGACGGACAATAA
- a CDS encoding thiamine-monophosphate kinase, with product MRAGKVSESILKRSVFKQIRHRREEVIVRPGVGIDCSAIQLGEDEVVVLSTDPITGTKSEIGKLAIQITANDIAAGGAELVGVMLSILLPLKTSEARLKTLIKELEAECAALNIEIAGGHTEVTAAVNQPVITVTGVGKIKRDQLDQLSGMKADQDIVMTKWAGLEGTAIIANDFEEELLTRYSKTFIDQAKEFISSISIQKEARIAKEFEVTAMHDITEGGVFGALWEMAASANVGVEIALKKIPLKQHTVELCEFYDLNPYLLISSGSLLLSTYRGSALVAELQKQGIEACVIGKVTKGHERIIINEDEVRYLEPPKSDELYKVADKRQRD from the coding sequence ATGAGAGCAGGAAAAGTATCCGAATCCATATTAAAAAGGTCTGTATTTAAGCAGATTCGTCATAGAAGAGAAGAGGTAATTGTTCGTCCAGGAGTAGGAATTGATTGTAGTGCAATTCAGCTTGGAGAGGATGAAGTTGTTGTATTGTCAACGGATCCCATCACAGGAACTAAAAGCGAAATTGGGAAATTAGCAATACAAATTACAGCAAATGATATTGCAGCAGGCGGTGCGGAGCTGGTTGGTGTAATGCTTAGCATTCTTTTGCCACTAAAAACATCTGAGGCACGTTTGAAGACTTTGATCAAAGAGTTGGAAGCAGAATGTGCAGCGCTTAATATTGAAATTGCCGGAGGCCATACTGAGGTTACGGCGGCAGTAAATCAACCTGTTATTACAGTGACAGGAGTGGGTAAGATAAAAAGGGATCAGTTGGACCAGTTATCTGGAATGAAAGCAGATCAAGATATTGTTATGACGAAGTGGGCAGGATTAGAAGGAACTGCAATCATAGCGAATGACTTTGAAGAAGAGCTGTTAACAAGATATTCAAAGACATTTATTGACCAAGCAAAAGAATTTATTTCTTCCATCTCCATTCAAAAAGAGGCAAGAATAGCAAAAGAATTTGAAGTCACTGCAATGCATGATATAACAGAAGGCGGTGTCTTTGGGGCATTATGGGAAATGGCTGCTTCAGCAAATGTTGGAGTGGAAATTGCGCTGAAGAAGATTCCGTTAAAGCAGCATACTGTCGAGCTTTGCGAATTTTATGATTTGAATCCTTATTTGCTTATATCAAGTGGGAGTTTGTTGCTATCAACTTATCGTGGGTCAGCACTTGTGGCTGAATTACAGAAACAAGGAATTGAAGCCTGCGTTATCGGAAAAGTAACAAAAGGACATGAGCGAATTATTATAAATGAGGATGAGGTGAGATACTTAGAGCCACCTAAGTCAGATGAGTTATATAAAGTGGCAGACAAAAGACAAAGAGATTAA